One genomic segment of Pseudomonadota bacterium includes these proteins:
- a CDS encoding Na+:solute symporter, with amino-acid sequence MATLDYVILFGYLGGTLAFGLLFARRNRSVRDMFAAGGASPWWVAGLSSFMTMFSAGTFVVWGGIAYKYGVVAILINISYGVAALAAGYWVAGKWNALGVRTPAEFIELRFGERAIRFYTWTLIGFRVVDVSITLYALAVVLATLMPLSVGNWLRDPQTGHISIALLTCGFGAIVIVYTMFGGLWAVLMTDVLQFVILNLSVIFVVLLTLIGVPSLHDLAAAAPAGFFEPTGGGYGWLFLAGWCTTQFFIIGADWAFAQRFLSVRSPRDARKATYLFGCLYFVSPLIWLAPPLLFRLTHPGANPEQAYILAGQAVLPAGMIGLMVAAMFSATASTVSGYLNVFAGVLTNDVYRRLFRPAAGERELVKAGRMFSGIIGVVLVVLAVVVPQAGGVEHIVILWATLIVGPLMAPTIWGLLSPRVTTRALWMTVAISFAAGVLFKVGAQMGWALIPEGMVDVTVGVILPVIVLSVAHFVSRGEAPGWRRTQEAASAAIRSHGPIDTLPARALGISLSVSGAVILALVPFDPGYRTSLGAFGAAVLLLGIGVWLAARRLHERVMRESSLEGVS; translated from the coding sequence ATGGCAACGCTCGACTACGTGATCCTGTTCGGCTATCTAGGCGGCACGCTGGCATTCGGGTTGCTGTTCGCGCGCCGCAACCGCTCGGTGCGCGACATGTTCGCGGCGGGTGGAGCATCGCCGTGGTGGGTGGCCGGGCTCAGCAGTTTCATGACGATGTTCTCCGCCGGAACCTTCGTGGTCTGGGGCGGCATTGCCTACAAATATGGCGTCGTAGCCATCCTCATCAACATCTCCTACGGCGTCGCCGCGCTGGCCGCGGGATATTGGGTGGCGGGCAAGTGGAACGCGCTCGGCGTGCGCACACCGGCCGAGTTCATCGAGCTGCGCTTCGGCGAAAGGGCGATCCGCTTCTACACCTGGACGCTGATCGGATTTCGCGTGGTCGACGTGTCCATCACGCTGTACGCGCTGGCCGTGGTGCTGGCCACGTTGATGCCCCTGTCGGTCGGCAACTGGCTGCGAGATCCGCAGACCGGGCACATTTCCATTGCGCTGCTCACCTGCGGCTTCGGCGCCATCGTCATCGTGTACACGATGTTCGGTGGCTTGTGGGCGGTGCTCATGACCGACGTCCTGCAGTTCGTGATCCTGAACCTGTCGGTGATCTTCGTGGTCCTGCTCACGTTGATCGGCGTGCCGTCGTTGCACGATCTCGCCGCGGCCGCGCCGGCCGGCTTCTTCGAACCGACGGGCGGTGGTTATGGCTGGCTGTTCCTCGCCGGCTGGTGCACCACGCAGTTCTTCATCATCGGCGCCGATTGGGCTTTCGCGCAGCGCTTCCTGAGCGTGCGCAGTCCGCGCGATGCGCGCAAGGCCACCTATCTATTCGGCTGCCTGTACTTCGTGAGCCCGCTGATCTGGCTGGCGCCGCCGCTGCTGTTCCGGCTCACGCATCCGGGCGCGAATCCAGAGCAGGCCTATATCCTGGCGGGGCAGGCCGTGCTGCCGGCCGGCATGATCGGCCTCATGGTGGCGGCGATGTTCTCGGCCACCGCCAGCACCGTGAGCGGCTATCTGAATGTCTTTGCGGGCGTGCTGACCAACGATGTGTATCGGCGCCTGTTCCGGCCGGCCGCTGGCGAACGCGAACTCGTCAAGGCGGGGCGGATGTTCTCGGGCATCATCGGTGTGGTACTCGTCGTGCTGGCGGTGGTGGTGCCGCAGGCGGGTGGCGTCGAGCACATCGTGATTCTCTGGGCCACGTTGATCGTCGGCCCGCTGATGGCGCCGACGATCTGGGGCCTGCTGAGCCCGCGAGTGACCACGCGCGCCTTGTGGATGACCGTGGCCATCTCGTTTGCCGCCGGAGTGTTGTTCAAGGTTGGAGCGCAGATGGGATGGGCTCTCATACCGGAGGGAATGGTGGACGTGACGGTCGGCGTGATCCTGCCGGTGATCGTGCTGAGCGTGGCGCACTTCGTGTCGCGCGGTGAAGCACCCGGATGGCGGCGAACGCAGGAGGCCGCCAGCGCGGCGATTCGCAGCCATGGCCCCATCGACACCTTGCCCGCGCGCGCGCTGGGCATTTCGCTTTCCGTCAGCGGCGCCGTGATTTTGGCCCTGGTGCCTTTCGATCCCGGTTATCGCACGAGTCTCGGCGCCTTCGGTGCCGCAGTGCTGTTGCTGGGCATCGGCGTGTGGTTAGCCGCGCGGCGTCTGCATGAACGAGTCATGCGTGAAAGTTCTCTGGAGGGTGTGTCTTGA
- a CDS encoding mandelate racemase/muconate lactonizing enzyme family protein, with product MKIERLDVYVIKVDQHDRFGAQANKPQTLGTSSYYFESEWREAYSTQSQSCFIRIETDNGLVGWGEAQAPLVPEVAGSLVRELLGPIVLGMDPRQPEVVFDRLYHSMNVRGHTTGFMLDAMAGIDLALWDIKGRAYNAPVCEVLGGPFRTRLPAYISGIRGASTEDRVQVSRKAATAGFSGVKAYLGRGVARDEAEIRALRAGLDAATDIETDWFWKYDRSDALRLGRIADELRLTWIESPLDPEDIAGHAALAQALDTPIAVGEPLRTTRQFLDWCRQEALDIAQPDILRTGITEGKKIADIVHAHHRTIAPHSSIFLGTGTAATWHLSAAIPNFRVQEHQPPSFEITNRFVEPAMQVIDGELVVPLGPGLGVTVNEQKLASSVAQHWTVTKKA from the coding sequence TTGAAAATCGAGCGACTCGATGTCTATGTCATCAAGGTGGATCAGCACGACCGCTTCGGCGCGCAGGCCAACAAGCCGCAGACGCTCGGCACCAGCAGCTACTATTTCGAAAGCGAATGGCGCGAGGCCTACAGCACGCAGAGTCAGAGCTGCTTCATCCGCATCGAAACGGACAATGGCCTGGTAGGTTGGGGTGAGGCGCAGGCGCCCCTGGTGCCCGAAGTGGCGGGCTCGCTGGTGCGAGAGTTGCTGGGCCCCATCGTGCTGGGCATGGATCCGCGCCAACCGGAAGTCGTCTTCGACCGGCTGTATCACAGCATGAACGTGCGCGGGCACACGACGGGCTTCATGCTGGACGCCATGGCCGGCATCGATCTCGCCTTGTGGGATATCAAAGGCCGCGCGTACAACGCACCGGTGTGTGAGGTGCTCGGCGGGCCGTTCCGCACGCGTTTGCCGGCCTACATTTCGGGAATCCGCGGCGCCTCCACAGAGGACCGGGTGCAGGTGTCGCGCAAGGCAGCCACCGCCGGATTCAGCGGCGTGAAGGCCTATCTAGGCCGTGGAGTGGCGCGCGATGAAGCGGAGATCCGCGCCTTGCGCGCCGGGCTCGACGCGGCCACCGACATCGAGACCGACTGGTTCTGGAAGTACGACCGCTCGGATGCCCTGCGTCTCGGCCGCATCGCGGACGAGTTGCGCCTCACGTGGATCGAGTCTCCGCTCGACCCCGAGGATATCGCCGGGCACGCCGCGCTGGCGCAGGCCCTCGATACGCCGATCGCCGTGGGCGAGCCGCTGCGCACGACGCGGCAATTTCTCGACTGGTGCCGGCAGGAGGCACTCGATATCGCACAGCCCGACATCCTTCGCACCGGAATCACCGAAGGCAAGAAGATCGCCGACATCGTCCACGCGCATCACCGCACGATCGCTCCGCATTCCAGCATTTTCCTCGGAACGGGCACGGCGGCGACCTGGCATCTGTCCGCGGCGATTCCCAACTTTCGCGTGCAGGAGCATCAGCCGCCGAGCTTCGAGATCACGAACCGCTTCGTGGAGCCGGCCATGCAGGTCATCGATGGCGAGCTCGTCGTGCCGCTGGGGCCCGGCCTCGGTGTCACCGTGAACGAGCAGAAACTCGCGAGCAGCGTCGCGCAGCATTGGACGGTGACGAAAAAGGCGTAG
- a CDS encoding AraC family transcriptional regulator ligand-binding domain-containing protein → MITPARTYALDTTWRTLLKDLGVRPANVLRRAGLADDLLQQPSVRLPPEQYYRLWDGIEAECGDPLFPISLCESVRSESFSPPMFAALCSPNLIVAAQRIAKYKALIAPIRFGVTKSREVVTLEFAWRDAPLTPPLSMVMFELLVGVALARIGTREDVRPIEVTTAVLPSPLAPYEKFLGARVKRGPKNRVVFTAADAMRPFLTSNEPLWSAFEPSLRQRLADLDESVPTSQRIRAALLEGLPSGLATMEAIASKLALSKRTMQRRIETENTSFQQILRETRESLARHYLEKTKLPAAEIAFLLGFGEANSFYRAFRAWTGKTPEAVREARRKD, encoded by the coding sequence GTGATCACGCCTGCCCGCACCTACGCGCTCGATACGACCTGGCGGACGCTGCTGAAAGATCTCGGCGTGCGGCCGGCCAACGTGCTGCGACGCGCCGGCCTCGCCGACGATCTGCTGCAGCAGCCGTCGGTGCGGCTGCCGCCCGAGCAGTACTACCGGCTGTGGGACGGCATCGAGGCGGAGTGCGGCGATCCGCTGTTTCCGATCAGCTTGTGCGAGTCGGTGCGCAGCGAATCCTTTTCGCCGCCGATGTTCGCGGCGCTCTGCAGCCCCAACCTGATCGTCGCCGCGCAACGCATCGCGAAGTACAAGGCGTTGATCGCGCCGATTCGTTTCGGCGTGACGAAATCGCGCGAGGTCGTGACGCTGGAGTTCGCCTGGCGCGATGCTCCGCTGACGCCGCCGCTGTCGATGGTGATGTTCGAGTTGTTGGTCGGTGTCGCGCTGGCGCGGATCGGCACGCGCGAAGACGTGCGGCCCATCGAAGTGACCACCGCGGTGCTGCCCTCGCCGCTTGCGCCGTACGAGAAATTCCTCGGTGCGCGCGTGAAGCGCGGACCGAAGAATCGCGTCGTGTTCACAGCGGCGGATGCGATGCGTCCGTTCCTCACGTCGAACGAGCCGTTGTGGTCGGCCTTCGAGCCGTCGCTGCGGCAGCGGCTCGCCGATCTAGACGAATCGGTGCCGACTTCGCAGCGTATACGCGCCGCGCTGCTGGAAGGATTGCCGAGCGGATTGGCGACGATGGAGGCGATCGCGTCAAAGCTTGCACTCAGCAAGCGGACCATGCAGCGCAGGATCGAAACCGAAAACACCAGCTTCCAGCAGATCCTGCGCGAGACGCGCGAGTCGCTGGCTCGCCACTACCTCGAGAAGACCAAACTACCGGCCGCCGAGATTGCGTTCCTGCTCGGGTTTGGTGAGGCGAATTCGTTCTACCGCGCGTTTCGCGCCTGGACCGGGAAGACGCCGGAAGCGGTGCGGGAAGCGCGACGAAAGGATTGA
- a CDS encoding SDR family oxidoreductase: MNQTILITGASSGLGRATARHFHAQGWNVIATMRAPERETELTQLPRVLVTRLDVQDAVSIKAAVDAGIARFGRIDALVNNAGYGAYGPLEATPFDKIRRQFEVNVFGLLATTQALLPHFRANRSGVIANVSSIGGKITFPLGTLYHGTKFAVEGLSESLHYELAPLGIRVKVIEPGGIRTDFGGRSLDFSNDPALLEYQPLVQGVLAALGPMVAQGSEPGQIAEVVWRAVTDGSNQLRYEAGADAAPLLAARRATDDATFFAGLKAQLGLPA; encoded by the coding sequence ATGAACCAGACGATACTCATCACCGGCGCATCCAGCGGCCTCGGCCGCGCCACCGCCAGGCATTTCCACGCGCAGGGCTGGAACGTCATCGCGACGATGCGCGCGCCCGAACGCGAAACCGAGCTCACCCAGCTGCCACGCGTGCTCGTGACGCGGCTCGACGTGCAGGATGCGGTTTCCATCAAGGCCGCCGTCGACGCCGGCATCGCGCGCTTCGGACGCATCGACGCCCTGGTGAACAATGCGGGCTACGGCGCGTACGGACCGCTCGAAGCCACGCCCTTCGATAAAATCCGCCGGCAGTTCGAAGTCAACGTGTTCGGCCTGCTGGCTACCACGCAGGCGCTGCTGCCGCACTTTCGCGCGAATCGCAGCGGTGTCATCGCCAACGTCTCCTCGATCGGCGGGAAGATCACGTTTCCGCTCGGCACGCTTTATCACGGCACGAAGTTCGCCGTGGAAGGCCTGTCCGAATCGTTGCACTACGAGCTCGCGCCACTTGGCATCCGGGTGAAGGTCATCGAGCCCGGTGGCATCAGGACGGATTTCGGCGGCCGCTCGCTCGACTTCAGCAATGATCCGGCGCTGCTCGAGTACCAGCCGCTCGTTCAGGGCGTGCTGGCCGCGCTCGGCCCGATGGTCGCGCAGGGTTCCGAACCCGGGCAGATCGCGGAAGTCGTGTGGCGCGCGGTGACGGATGGCTCGAATCAGCTGCGTTACGAGGCGGGCGCCGATGCCGCGCCATTACTCGCCGCGCGACGCGCCACCGACGATGCGACGTTCTTCGCGGGCTTGAAGGCGCAGCTCGGACTTCCCGCATAA
- a CDS encoding rhodanese-like domain-containing protein, translated as MEALIHVIETYGLWVVFISVLLDQGGLPTPSYAPMIVTAALATDAGEPLWPILLVGSVAALVADVSWFAGGRRYGAQLLRLMCRISLSPDSCVGTTRRIYEKFGAPSLMLAKYIPGFAAVSTTLAGQAGTGWMRFLIFDFLGAVLWVSGALILGATFHEAVEALLNTLEDLGHIAVAMLLLALLLFVAYKLWQRHRFLREIRMTRISSEQLRAEMQAMPGLMLIDVRSAESRARSGWIAGSISVRDVSELKIDTNNAIVVYCDCPNDASAAVVARKLKAMGFKHVRPLAGGISAWRAQGFPVVEIATDAPASAASG; from the coding sequence ATGGAAGCGCTGATCCACGTCATCGAAACCTACGGACTCTGGGTGGTCTTCATCAGCGTGCTGCTCGACCAGGGCGGGCTGCCGACTCCTTCTTATGCACCGATGATCGTCACGGCGGCGCTGGCCACCGATGCGGGCGAGCCGCTGTGGCCCATTCTGCTCGTGGGCTCCGTGGCCGCACTGGTGGCCGACGTCAGCTGGTTCGCGGGCGGCCGCCGCTACGGTGCGCAGTTGTTGCGCCTGATGTGCCGCATCTCGCTCTCGCCGGATTCCTGCGTCGGAACCACGCGGCGCATCTACGAGAAGTTCGGTGCGCCCTCGCTCATGCTGGCCAAATACATCCCCGGCTTCGCGGCCGTGTCCACCACGCTGGCCGGCCAGGCGGGCACGGGCTGGATGCGTTTCCTGATATTCGATTTCCTCGGCGCCGTGCTCTGGGTGAGTGGCGCGCTGATTCTGGGCGCGACCTTCCACGAGGCGGTGGAGGCGTTGCTGAACACGCTCGAAGATCTGGGCCACATCGCCGTGGCGATGTTGTTGTTAGCCCTCTTGCTGTTCGTCGCCTACAAGCTGTGGCAGCGCCATCGCTTCCTGCGCGAGATCCGCATGACGCGTATCTCGTCCGAACAACTGCGTGCAGAAATGCAAGCCATGCCCGGACTGATGCTCATCGACGTGCGCAGCGCTGAAAGCCGCGCGCGCAGTGGATGGATTGCCGGCAGCATCAGCGTGCGCGACGTCTCCGAGCTCAAGATCGACACGAACAACGCCATTGTCGTCTACTGCGATTGCCCGAACGATGCGTCGGCGGCGGTGGTTGCACGCAAATTGAAGGCGATGGGATTCAAACACGTGCGTCCGCTGGCAGGCGGCATCAGCGCCTGGCGTGCGCAGGGGTTTCCGGTCGTCGAAATCGCAACCGATGCACCCGCATCCGCAGCAAGCGGTTGA
- a CDS encoding DoxX family protein: MQRLFSTFPNGWPGYGLLTLRLTCGAPLLVMGLAKLSGSPVDSIGWFSMLSCLTGVMILAGLWTPFAASCHAILQGVMACAGGTFAATHLILALIGVSLVMLGPGYWSIDARLYGRKRIDLER; encoded by the coding sequence ATGCAACGATTGTTCTCCACGTTTCCAAACGGATGGCCGGGATACGGCCTGCTGACGCTGCGCCTGACCTGTGGCGCGCCGTTATTGGTCATGGGACTCGCAAAACTGTCGGGATCGCCCGTCGATTCGATCGGCTGGTTCAGCATGCTCAGCTGTCTGACGGGCGTAATGATTCTTGCAGGACTGTGGACTCCTTTTGCCGCGTCGTGCCACGCGATCCTTCAGGGCGTAATGGCATGCGCGGGCGGAACTTTCGCGGCGACCCATCTGATACTCGCATTAATTGGCGTGAGTCTCGTGATGCTCGGCCCGGGGTACTGGTCGATCGACGCGCGCCTCTATGGACGCAAGCGCATCGATCTAGAACGATGA
- a CDS encoding response regulator transcription factor, with amino-acid sequence MKSTTPIRVLAADDHPLLREGIAALIGTQSDMQLVAEAATGRETVERFRAVRPDVTLLDIQMPEMSGIDALIAIRSEFPNAKVIILTTYGGDVLAERALKAGAYAYVLKGLVRKELLETIRAVHLGQKRVHPDVANELASHVGEEALSEREIEVLKLVAAGNSNKEIGARLFITEQTAKAHMKRIIAKLGANDRTHAVTLAMNRGFLESGVPSKG; translated from the coding sequence TTGAAATCCACTACGCCAATCCGGGTGCTGGCGGCGGACGATCATCCGCTGCTGCGCGAGGGAATCGCGGCGCTCATTGGAACGCAAAGCGACATGCAGCTCGTGGCAGAAGCGGCGACCGGGCGCGAAACGGTCGAGCGGTTTCGCGCAGTTCGCCCCGACGTGACGCTGCTCGACATACAAATGCCCGAGATGAGCGGCATCGACGCATTGATTGCCATCCGCAGCGAGTTTCCGAACGCGAAGGTCATCATCTTGACCACCTACGGCGGCGATGTGCTCGCGGAGCGCGCGCTCAAGGCGGGCGCATACGCCTATGTCCTCAAGGGGCTGGTACGCAAGGAACTGCTCGAAACCATTCGCGCGGTGCATCTCGGCCAGAAGCGGGTTCATCCGGACGTGGCGAATGAGCTCGCCTCGCATGTGGGCGAAGAGGCGCTTTCGGAGCGCGAGATCGAGGTACTGAAACTCGTGGCTGCCGGCAACTCCAACAAGGAGATTGGAGCGCGTCTCTTCATCACGGAGCAGACCGCCAAGGCACATATGAAGCGCATCATCGCGAAGCTCGGCGCCAACGACCGCACACACGCCGTGACATTGGCGATGAACCGCGGATTTCTGGAGAGCGGCGTTCCCTCGAAGGGGTAA
- a CDS encoding two-component regulator propeller domain-containing protein → MGFAARFALAFLMVVTSTGVLAAPPRARIDPRIVPIGVTDAEDLRFVRLSRSQGLSQQRVTDIVQDQRGFLWFGTQYGLNRYDGYRFRVFKNDPDDPQSVCDVHITALFSDREGRIWVGCAYSVDRYDPVTEKFVHYQLEQSPAAQTSGAVRHISQDREGRLWLSTRNGLYGLDPQTGTVQRFAHESTNPFSLSSSVVRSSGEDRSGAFWVTSSAGLDRFDRESGRVTLHVSLHEPDEPTFYEDRAGTFWIMQESGNGLAILDRRTQRLLRYSFASKDSPRLAQTGVSSMLEDRNGTLWVGTLSNGILKFDRARQQFTRYRHDPANLESLSENRITTLFEDREGLIWTGFHATEPGFFMTTALPFTRLPFDARNPNNLGEKLINVLYEDRHGILWMGTSGALNRLDRKSGQLTHLDVPGSGIASEVLSVVEDPSTGAMWIGTGGQGLYRLETTGQLQAFRHDNGNPASLSDDWVIRLFYDAHGRLWIGTLDGLNRFDSATGGFTTYRHGKPNTPHVYRSIVEDARGALWLDADGDGVQRFDPETARFTPVRLQHASARLYKRVQTLHVDHTGAVWAGTGNGLFRYDVETGESRYYSERDGLPSNTVSCVFEDSHGDLWMGTSEGLSRLDRSRKIFKNYSLADGLPGLDFTGWSACYRGASGEMFFGGFAGGVVFKPEDVRDLDYAPPMALTGFQLAGVPVAPGPAAPLSRALDYSRAVTLLHDQNSFSIAFTSLSFRSPSTNRFRYRLEGIEDQWQEVGGDRRFANYTALRPGHYLFRVQGATSRGPWGEPGLAVAIEIQPPWWETWWFRTLLVLIVLAAIFVAYILRIRQISQQFSLRLDERVSERTRIARELHDSLLQGFQGLMFRIQAVRTLLPDRAPEAAVLLETALDGGDRAIAEGRAAVHDLRSNVLLVSDLADSLAALGAELTASTGPAPSFRVIVEGKPRPIAPLIRDDVYRIAREALRNAVQHSKSRQIEVALHYAEGALILRIRDDGIGIDTNVARAGQRAGHWGLQGMRERAESFGGRLAVWSDRGAGTEIELSVPARVAYDGAMKRRLLAGFFARRRHP, encoded by the coding sequence ATGGGATTTGCCGCTCGCTTCGCATTGGCCTTCCTGATGGTCGTCACTTCGACCGGTGTTCTGGCGGCACCTCCCCGTGCGCGGATCGATCCGCGCATCGTCCCGATCGGCGTGACCGACGCGGAGGATCTTCGTTTCGTGCGCCTGTCCCGCTCGCAGGGCCTCTCGCAGCAGCGCGTGACGGATATCGTTCAGGACCAGCGCGGATTTCTCTGGTTCGGTACGCAGTACGGTCTCAATCGCTACGACGGTTATCGGTTCCGGGTTTTCAAGAACGATCCCGACGATCCACAGAGCGTCTGCGACGTCCACATCACGGCGTTATTCAGCGACCGCGAAGGACGGATCTGGGTGGGCTGCGCCTATTCGGTCGATCGCTACGATCCGGTCACGGAAAAGTTCGTGCACTACCAGCTAGAGCAATCGCCCGCCGCCCAGACTAGTGGCGCGGTCAGGCACATCAGCCAGGATCGTGAAGGCCGCCTGTGGTTGTCCACGCGCAACGGCTTGTATGGCCTCGATCCGCAGACCGGTACCGTGCAACGCTTCGCGCACGAGAGCACCAACCCCTTCAGCCTCAGCAGCAGTGTAGTCAGGTCCAGTGGCGAGGACCGATCCGGCGCCTTCTGGGTGACGAGCTCCGCGGGACTCGATCGGTTCGATCGGGAAAGCGGTCGCGTCACGCTGCACGTGTCTTTGCATGAGCCGGACGAACCCACGTTCTATGAAGACCGCGCCGGCACCTTCTGGATCATGCAGGAGTCGGGCAATGGTCTCGCAATCCTGGACCGTCGCACGCAGCGCCTCCTGCGCTACTCCTTCGCCAGCAAGGACTCACCACGGCTCGCTCAGACGGGTGTCAGCTCGATGCTCGAAGACCGGAATGGCACGTTGTGGGTGGGAACCCTCTCCAACGGCATCCTGAAGTTCGACCGCGCGCGGCAGCAATTTACGCGTTATCGCCACGATCCCGCGAACCTGGAGAGCCTCTCCGAGAATCGCATCACCACGCTGTTCGAGGATCGCGAAGGCCTCATCTGGACCGGGTTCCACGCGACCGAGCCTGGCTTTTTCATGACGACGGCCCTGCCGTTCACCAGGCTGCCATTCGACGCGCGCAATCCTAACAATCTGGGCGAGAAGTTGATCAACGTCCTGTACGAGGATCGCCACGGCATCCTCTGGATGGGAACGTCCGGCGCACTCAACCGGCTCGATCGCAAGAGCGGCCAACTCACGCACCTCGATGTCCCGGGAAGCGGGATCGCGAGTGAAGTGCTGTCGGTCGTCGAAGATCCGTCCACTGGGGCAATGTGGATCGGCACTGGAGGCCAGGGACTGTACCGGCTCGAGACTACCGGGCAACTACAGGCGTTCCGCCATGACAACGGCAATCCAGCCAGTCTGAGTGACGACTGGGTCATTCGACTCTTTTATGACGCGCACGGACGGCTCTGGATCGGCACCCTCGACGGGTTGAACCGATTCGATTCCGCCACAGGCGGATTCACCACCTATCGGCACGGCAAGCCGAATACTCCGCACGTGTACCGGTCGATCGTGGAAGACGCGCGCGGCGCGCTCTGGCTGGATGCCGACGGCGATGGCGTGCAGCGCTTCGATCCCGAAACCGCGCGATTCACACCGGTCCGCCTGCAGCACGCGAGCGCGCGCCTGTACAAACGTGTGCAGACCCTGCACGTGGATCACACCGGAGCCGTATGGGCTGGAACAGGCAATGGCCTCTTTCGCTACGACGTGGAAACGGGGGAGAGCAGGTACTACAGCGAACGAGACGGCCTGCCCAGCAACACGGTGAGCTGCGTGTTCGAGGACAGCCACGGCGATCTGTGGATGGGAACGAGTGAAGGACTGTCGCGCCTTGACCGCTCGCGCAAGATTTTCAAGAACTATTCGCTCGCGGATGGCCTGCCCGGGCTCGATTTCACGGGCTGGAGCGCGTGTTATCGCGGCGCTTCGGGAGAGATGTTCTTCGGTGGTTTTGCGGGCGGCGTCGTATTCAAACCGGAAGACGTGCGCGATCTCGACTACGCGCCGCCCATGGCGCTCACCGGTTTCCAGCTGGCCGGTGTACCGGTCGCGCCCGGCCCGGCTGCGCCGTTGTCCCGCGCGCTCGACTACTCACGAGCGGTCACGCTGCTCCACGATCAGAACAGTTTCTCGATCGCGTTCACCAGCTTGAGTTTCCGCAGCCCGTCGACGAATCGCTTTCGTTATCGTCTCGAAGGAATCGAGGACCAATGGCAAGAAGTGGGCGGCGATCGGCGCTTCGCCAACTACACCGCCCTGCGCCCAGGTCACTATCTATTTCGCGTTCAGGGCGCGACCAGCCGCGGTCCCTGGGGCGAGCCGGGTCTCGCAGTTGCCATCGAGATACAGCCACCCTGGTGGGAAACCTGGTGGTTCAGGACGCTGCTCGTACTCATCGTGTTGGCGGCGATCTTCGTGGCGTACATTTTGCGCATCCGGCAGATCTCGCAACAGTTCAGCCTGCGGCTGGATGAGCGCGTGAGTGAGCGGACACGCATCGCGCGCGAGCTGCACGACTCGCTGCTGCAGGGCTTTCAGGGGCTGATGTTCCGGATTCAAGCCGTGCGTACGCTGCTGCCGGACAGAGCTCCCGAGGCCGCGGTGCTCCTCGAAACCGCGCTCGACGGTGGCGACCGCGCCATCGCGGAGGGCCGCGCGGCCGTGCACGACCTGCGATCTAACGTGCTGCTCGTCAGCGATCTTGCCGATTCACTGGCGGCGCTCGGAGCGGAGCTCACTGCGAGCACCGGGCCTGCGCCTTCCTTCCGCGTCATCGTGGAAGGCAAGCCCCGGCCCATCGCGCCGCTCATCCGCGACGATGTGTACCGCATCGCGCGCGAAGCCTTGCGAAACGCGGTTCAGCATTCCAAGTCGCGGCAAATCGAGGTGGCGCTGCACTACGCGGAGGGCGCGCTCATACTGCGAATCCGCGACGATGGAATCGGCATCGACACGAATGTGGCGCGTGCCGGACAGCGAGCCGGCCATTGGGGGCTACAAGGTATGCGCGAACGAGCTGAATCTTTCGGCGGCCGCCTCGCGGTCTGGAGCGACCGCGGCGCGGGAACCGAGATCGAACTATCGGTGCCGGCGCGGGTGGCCTACGACGGCGCGATGAAGCGGCGCCTGCTGGCCGGTTTCTTCGCGCGCCGGAGACATCCTTGA